From Thalassotalea psychrophila:
CATTTATTGGCCTCCTCCTCTATTCCATTAATATTTCCGTCAATAAAAATTAAAAAAGAACATTTTGGTGACGGCTCGGTCAGCCAGTTATCACCTTTAAGCACACCAATTCATTTAGGCGCCGAAAAAATATTTATTATTGGTGTTGAACAGCCTCAAGAAAGTATTCATCATGCGGTGGATTTTCATCAGCCTCCAAATAACGCAGAAATAGCCGGTCATTTAATGGATACAGTTTTTTCTGAAGCATTAAACAGTGATTTAGAGCGGATGAATAGAATAAATAAAACGGTAAATTTGATACCTGAAGCGAAACGTAAGTTTCAATCAGATTTAAAGCAAGTAGACAGTTTTTTAATTAATCCGAGCCAAAACTTTCATGTTCTAGCCAATGAGCATTATGACGAACTACAATGGGCACTCAGGTTTATATTACGTTTAATGGGCAGTGGTAAAGATTCTGAGTCTTCACTTACTTCCTATATCATGTTTGAACAAAACTATTGTAAACGTCTTATTCAAGTTGGTTTTAACGATGCAATGGAAAAAGAAGAACAGATCAGAGATTTTTTAAATATATAACCTGCTTGTATATTTTACGGCCCTTCTTGTAAGTAACGCTCTACTCTTTCTACTCTGCGAGGTTTGCCTTGCAAAACTACGGTATCTTGTGCTTGTAAAACAAAATCATTCGCTAGATTAGTAAACTCATCATGATCACGGCGTACAGCTATAATTTCTACTCTACGACGCTCTAAGTCGAGTCCTTCAATTGCCTTACCATTAGCCCATGCGTCATCTAGTAATAACGTTGGATGAACAAACTCTATGCGCTCAATCGCTTCTGCGCTCATGTTGGTATCAACACCAGGATAGAAACCATGTAACCGGTGGTAATGGTTTTTTCGCTCAGCTTGTACTCTGCGAACAATTCGGGAAAACGGTACGCCAGATAAGTTTAATACCTGTGAAACTAACATTAAGCTACCTTCTAATGATTCAGGAACAACTTCGTTAGCGCCAGCCTCTTTTAGCGATACTAAAGCGTCATCATTACGTGTCCTAACTAATATTTGCACGTTTTTAGAGATTGAACGGACCTTTTGCACCACATCTAACGATTGCTCAGCTGCACCATATGAAATAACCACTAACTTTGCTTGGCTCAAATTTGCTGCCGTTAATATTTCAGTTTGTCTAGCTGAGCCAAACAGGATATTTTCACCCGACTCTCTTGATTCGTTCACCCTGACAGGATCAATATCAATAGCAATAAAGTCGATTTTTTCTTGTTTTAAAAATCGGCTAACCGTTTGCCCTACTCGTCCAAAACCACAAATAACTACATGATTAGATAGATCTTTACTGCTGATATTAATTTGTTCTTCAGTATCATCATGATTGCCATCATAAGCTAAAGCAACTGACCATTTACGCGCATTTTTGATCATGTAAGGGGTGATGGCCATAGAGATTATACCAACTCCTAAAAGCATTGAGGTAAGCTTAGGTGATAAAACGCCTACGGTAGCTGCTAGAGAAATAAGCACAAAACCAAATTCGCCCATTTGCGCAAGCATAAATGCTGAAGCCCAAGCATCTTTTTTCGACTCACCTGCTCTAACGGCAAGAAACCTAACAATAAGAGTTTTGATCAGCATAAAACTGATAACTAATACAACAATTTTTCCAGGTTGAGTGAATAATAAAACGGGATCAAGTTTCATTCCAACAGTAACAAAAAACAAGCCTAGTAATATATCTCTAAAAGGCCTGATGTCAGCCTCAAGTTGATACTTATATTGCGATTCGCCCAACATCATGCCCGCTAAAAATGCACCTAAAGCCATTGATAAACCGAAGAATTGAGTTAATCCTGCAGCAAAGAGGGTTACAAACAAGGTTGTTAATACAAATAATTCATCGGTTCGAACTAATGCTACTTGATTAAAAATTGTTGGCAGAATCCATTTACCCGCCGACAGTAACAAACCGACAACGAAGACACCTTTAAGTAGTGCAAATAGCAACGCTACTAACATTGAGCTATCACCACTGTCAGACAAAAATGGAATGATAATTAAAAGTGGCACTACCGCGATATCTTGAAATAACAGCACGGCAACTGAAATTTGTCCTGACTTGCGTTTAATCGAGCCGCTTTCATTTAATTGCCGAATAACAATTGCAGTAGAAGAAAGCGCCAACACGCCGCCAACCACTAGCGCAGTTTCAAGTTCAAAACCTAAGAACAAACCAATAATTAAAAATATAAGTAAACTAATACCAACTTGTTTAGAGCCAACCCCCATAACCAAATGACGCATTGCCATTAATTTGGGCAATGAAAACTCTAAACCTAGGGTGAACAATAAAAAGACAATACCCAATTCAGCAAAATGTTCATAATCTAAACTGTGACCAGCTAGTGATAAACCATGCTCTCCAACGATAGTACCGGCAACCAAGTAAGCTAAAATAGCCGGTAAATTCAACCGACGGAAAAGCCAAACAGTAAAAACTGCGGCAACTAAAATAGCGATAATTTCAAAGAAATGGCCCACGGATATCCTTATTTACTGCTTACGATAAAAAACGAGATAATTTCTGCTATAGGTAATTAGATTAAACCTAACATTATGTTTACAAATTACTTTATCATTTTTTGCTAGATAAATGTATAAACTTATCCTTGTGATTAGCTAATTAGCGCTTCAACAACCATAATATATATATTCATATTTATTTACTTTAGGGATAGAGGTTTATTCGAGTAGTAATGAATACCTTACGTTATTTTTAACCGTGTCTGATAAACCAATTAAAAACAAAACAACTGAATCAACAGTTATAAAACATACCGTTGATGGATTTTCAGTACCTAAAGAATTGCATAACGGTTTTAGTTTAGGTGATGTCGTAGTTGAACCAGATCTTGGTTTAATCATAAGAAACTCCGAGCGCCATCACGTAGCCCCAAAAGCAATGGAAATATTGTTATTTTTAGCAGCGAATAATTGTGAAATAGTCTCTCGTGAGCAAATATTATCATTTGGTTGGGGAGATACAAAAGCGTCTAAAACAAATATCACTCATATCATCAGCGAAATAAGACATGCGTTAGATGATCACAAAGAATGCCCTACTTATATCCAAACCATCCCAAGAAAAGGTTATAGGATGATGCAACCAACGTTGGCAAAACCAAGTTCAGGGTTATTTGGTTTTACTGACGATTACGAAAATCAACCACCCGCTAATACTCGTTGGCGTTTAACCCTTTCAATATTTAAAAGTAGCCGATTATTTAAGGCCAGTGCGGCTTATGTGCTTATTTCATGGGTGTTATTGCAAGTATTTTCCATAGTTCTACCGGTTTTTAATGCGCCAAGTTGGGGAGTAAAGTTTGCCACTTTAATTCTTATTGTCGGTTTTCCATTGGTTATCAGTTATCAGTGGCTAAAAGAATTAAAATTTAAACGGCAGCACTTAATTAGTAAAGCGAATAAGGCTAAATTCTTTTACCAACAGCTTTTTGTCGATTCATTTTTTGTTTGCATTGTTTTAAGTGTTATTTACTACTTATCTACTCACTTAATTACGTTTATTGAGGTTGAAGCTGAGCAACAAACTAGCATAGAAAGCAGTATTTTAACTGTTGAAGTTGTAGATAATGCTGTCGCTGTGCTTAGTTTCAACATTCAAAATTCTTCGACAAACGGCGAACAACTTCCAGAATATGTGGTCTCAGGTTTACAGGAAGAGTTAATTAACTATTTAGCCCAAAAGCCGAGTTTTAAAGTGGCTTCAATGAGAGCAACAAATGCCTTAGAAACTGACGCAAATATAGATGTTATCAAAGGCCGTCTAGGGGTTCGTTATATTCTTGAAGGCAAAGCTAAATATGAACAAAATAAAATTATTGTTAATACCAGTCTGATAGATTCAGTAAGTGGTTTTCAAGTATGGGGAGTTGAAACTAAAGGCGAGTTAACAAAAATATTAAGTTTATATGCAGAGCTTTCCAGAAAAGTAGTAAGTGCCTTGCATTTGTTAGTGCCCGATAACAATGATCAATTAAGTAATAATCAAAATTCGATGCCAACAACTAACTTTGAAGCTTACGATGCTTATCTGCAAGGTAAGAACGAATATCGAAAAACTAAAAGTATCAATTCTTTAATGACCGCCGAAAGTCTTTTTAATATAGCCTTAAAATTAGATCCAGAGTTTATTAAGGCTTCTGCTGCCCTTTGTTTAACTTATTTAGATCTTTATCTTTTAGGGAAAGACCCTCAACATTATGCAAAAGGGGTTGAAGTATGTGATTTAACGGCCAGTTATAAGTCAGAAAGTGTGGATTCCTATTTGTCTCTAGGTAAGTTAAATATGATCAGAGGAAAACAACAAGATGCAATTAAATATTTAGAACAAGCTTTAGCAATTAATAACCAAGCGACTGATGTTATTGCAACCCTGGCAGAAGTATATTTTAACCTTGAGGATAAAGATAAAGCTGAAGAGCTCTATTTGCGAGCAATTGAACTTGAACCTGCCTATTGGAGAAATCACTATCAATTTGGTATTTTTCTTCATTATACCGGTCAATATGAACGAGCAGTTTCTCAATTTAACAAGGTTAATTTACTAAATGACAATGTAGCCAACTCTTATAATGCTTTAGGCGGTGCATACTTTTTAATGATGGATTGGGAAAATGCTAGTGTTGCTTGGTCAAAAGCGTTAGCTATAGAGCCCTCTGCTCTTACCTATTCAAATTTAGCCACTAGTTTATTTTTCTTAAAACAATTTGATAACGCGGCAGAAATTTATTTGCAAGGAAGCAAACTTACCCCAAACGACAATACCATATGGGCAAACTTAGGTGAAGCATATAAATACTCAGCAACTCAAAATAACAAGGCGTTTGGGGCTTTCAACAAAGCGTTAGAATTAGCCTTGCAAAAAGAGATAATTAACCCTAAAAATGAATCAATTCAGTCTCAAATAGCGCGCTATTATTCAGAACTAGATCAATGTTCCGTAGCTGACTCTTATGCCCAAACGGTTCTCAATAAACTCCCTACCGATCCTTATATTTTCTATAGCTTATCCTTAATGTATTTAAATTGTGATCGAATTATTGACGCTGAATATATGATCGAAAATACCATAAAGCTTGGCTACCCCAAAGAGCTGTTATTGGCAGATCCGCAATTTTTGGTCTATAAAGAACAACTTAGCAAGTTGTTTAATAATTAAGCAATACTAAAATTGATACCAAGTTTCTAGTTGTAATCAGGGTATTACTCTTAAGGATAAATTATGAGTAAACTAACACTAACAAAAACCAGCTTAACAACCGTTATTACCTTCGTATTTGCAAGTTTCTTGTTTACCTCGAATGTTGCTAACGCCAATACAATTAAAATGAACCTAGATGCAAGTAATTGTGTCACCAGTTTATCGCCGAGCGATAAATCGAGTTGTGCGACAGAATTTCCAGGAGTGACAAGCCCATGCGAAGGGAAGAAGGATTGTGTCTGTACTAAAAAAGACAAGCATATAGAGTGGGAATTTGCAGAAAACAGCAAAAAACAAAACTTTACCATAGATTTCAAAAAAGGATCACCATTTGGTGAAAACTGTAAATTGGCATCACCAAACGGAAATAAAATACGCTGCAAAATTGATAAAAAAGGTGCCGCGGTATCCCCACCTAGTTTCTACTATTCAGTTACAATAGCTGCATGTGCAGCAGAACCGTATGACCCCATAATTATCGTAGGCAATTAACCTAAGTACTTACACATATTAAACAGTAAATGGAAGTTAAACTAACTAGACTTTTCTGTTGTAGAAAGGTCTTTTAGTATTTCTCGGCGGGCCTCTGTTGTATAGCCAATATACAAGCGAGCAAATCGAATTGCATAACCAAAACGGTTAACGCCAACAATATTTATACATTCTAGAAAGAAGTCTTTGTGCAAATTAAAGGTCTTAACATAAAAGTCTACTGCTTGATTAAGATCAGAATACGTTACACCGTCAAAAGCGAATTGTTTGCCAAGTGTTGTATCTTCTATTTGCTCACCATTACACCACAACGGCCAACTTGAAAAGTTAACCCTGTCTCTTGCTATTTCAAACATCATCCAGCCGCTTTTGGCAAAACCTTCAAAACTACCACCTTCAAAGCCAGCATTTGCAAGCTCTTCTTTTGTCCAGTTTTTTCCTATAGCTAAATCTTTCTGATAGCGTTTGGCTAATGCTTTTTTAATTTGTTCTCTACACCTGTATATATCGATAGCCTGAGATGTTTTGGCAAGAGACTTACACTCACGGCATATAGGTACAGAAATAGCCTGATGAGGGCAGTCTATCAGGCGATCTTTAGTGCTTGGGAATAACAGTTGTTGGTTACTTGGCTCTTGGCAAAACCAACAGCAGTGACGAAAATTAAATGGGATTTCAATTTCTTGGTGGGCAAGGCTATGATCAACATGTTGATGTATGCTTTGCTCACTTTGATAAAACTGATCCGTATCGGCATTTGCTATTCTTTTCGAGTGTGGAACAGCTTTATTAGAATTATTATTCATTATCTATTTTTTCAGCACTATTAATACCATGAACCCAGACCAAATTAACAATAAAGACTTTATGCAGATAGCAATTGCTTTTATTTTGTTGAATAACGACTTGCACGTTTTTGCTTGGCTTTAGGCCTGCCTACGTCTGTACGTTTTTTGGCTACACTTCGATTCTTATCTTGCTGTGCCTGATAGCGGTTTCTAGTGCTAGTATTGCTTGCTGCCGCTTTTTTCTCGGATTTAGTTGCATAATCCAGAGGATCGAACTCATAACCTTTCAATTTTACTTGTTCAATACTGTAACCAACAACTTCTTCTATGTTGCCTAAAAACTTATTATCTTTAGGTGATACAAATGAAATTGCAGTACCAGACTTACCCGCTCGGCCAGTGCGGCCAATGCGATGGATATAATCTTCAGGTAGAAATGGTAAATGATAATTAACTACATACTCTAAGTCTTCAATATCTATACCACGAGCAGCAACATCTGTTGCAACAAGCACTCTTACTTTACCTTCGGCAAAGTCTTCTAGCGCTTTATTACGTGAGCCTTGTGATCTGTCGCCATGACATAGTGCAGCTTTGATACCGTCAAGCTTTAACTCTTTGGCAATTTGATTAGCACTTTCTTTTGTGCCGGCAAATACCATTACCTGCTTCCAGTTATTTACACCGATTAACTCTGCTAGCATTTCGCTTTTGCGTTCTTCAACGACAGGATAAACATAGTGACGAACTTTTGATGCTGTAGCATTTTGCTTGGCTGTTTCTAAAATTCTAGGGTTAGTTAAAAACTGTTTAGTCAGCGTTTTCACTTTATTAGAAAATGTTGCCGAAAATAATAACGTTTGATGTTGATGTTTAACTGTTTGTAAAATTGACTCAATGTCTTTCACGAAACCCATATCCAACATACGATCAGCTTCATCGAGCACAGCAAATTTCACCTGCGTTAGGCTAACGTTTCGTGCTTCTAAGTGCTCTTGCAAACGACCTGGTGTAGCAACCAAAATATCGGCACCAGCTTTTAAATTTTTGATCTGACCAGCTGAGTCTACACCACCAAACACTACAGCTGTTTTTAATTCAGTAAATTGAGTGTACTCGCGAATATTCTCTGCAACTTGCTTAGCAAGCTCTCGAGTGGGCGTTAGAATTAGCGCACGAACAACTGGCATAGTCGATGCTTTGTGCTTTAAAAGTTGCTCAATAATTGGCAGTGCAAATGCAGCTGTTTTACCTGTACCTGTTTGTGCACTTGCTAATACGTCTTGACCAGCGCGAACAGCAGGAATAGCACGCTGTTGAATTGGCGTCATACTTGTATAGCCGCATGCTTTTACAGCTTTCAATAAATTATCTGGTAAGCCAATAGAATCGAAGCTCATGAAGTGTCCTGTTTAGTTAGGTAGGTTATACCAAGTGGTATGGGTAATAATGGCGCAAGCATAGCAAAAAAACGCATTATTATCATCTATAGATCTTAATACTACGAATAAAGTGAGCCAACCTCGAGTTGGTGGGACTTCAGTCTCACATGCGAGGTTAAAACCCCGCCAACCGAGTAATGGCATTCCTTCATCCCTGAAGTGAGCCAACCTTATAAACATCCATGTTTAGTTGGCATTCCTTCATCCCTGAAGTGAGCCAACTTTTTAAACATCCATGTTTAGTTGGCATTCCTTCATCCCTGAAGTAAAAATAGTTAAGCCCGTATAACGAGGTTTAAAAATATTAAATGTCTATAGGTTATTTGATTCGTGTATTTTCTTCGCTCCAAATACCTGGAGTTAAGTTCATTTCTTGCTCTTGTTCTTGCGTAGCAATGAAACGTGGAATATCACCTTTATCAATATGACTATTGTAGTCTTTAGCAAGCGTAACCAAGGTTTTGGTTAACAAGATAAGGGCAACAACGTTAACTACTGTCATTAATGCCATAGCTAAATCAGCCATACCAATAACTTCACCTAATGTTGCAATTGAACCATAAAAAATCATCCCTAAAAATAATGCTAAGAACACTAAACGGCCTATTTTATTATTCATTTTTATAAAGGGTAACGCGTTTTCAGCATACGCATAATTCGCCACCATTGAAGTAAAACCAAAGAAGAAAATAGCTAAGGCAATAAAATCACTGCCCCAAGTTCCAACTTCATTCACAAGCGCTTGTTGGGTTAATTGAATGCCAAACGTTTGGCCAAGCTCAATGCCACTTAATAAAATGATCATTGCAGTACAGGTACACAACACTATGGTGTCAAAGAATACACCAAGCATTTGCACATAGCCTTGAGATGCTGGATGTGGAGGGTACGGTGTTGCTGCAGCTGCTGCGTGAGGCACACTACCCATTCCCGCTTCATTTGAATATAAGCCGCGTTTAATACCTTGCATTAAGGCTACACCTATCATACCGCCACCAGCTTCTCGTAGACCTAAAGCTGAACTAACAATATTTGCTAATATTCCTGGAATTTCACTTATGTTAGCGCCAATAACCCACAGTGCAACAAGCAAATAGGCTACGCCCATAAATGGTACTACTAGCTCAGAAAACCTGGCGATTTTTTTCATTCCGCCTAGCACAATGATGCCGGCAAATATTGTTAAAAATATTCCCGTCATCCACGGTTCAATATTGTAAGAAAAATTAAATGCTTCCGCGATAGAGTTTGCTTGTGGCGCAGAAAATATAAGTCCGTAACCAATAAATAAACAAATTGAAAAAATAAGCGCTAAGGCTGGGCTTTTTAACCCTTTAAGCATATAAAATGCTGGGCCACCACGATAATTACCATCTCTATTTTCTTCTTTGTACAGTTGACCTAATGTGCTTTCAGCAAAAGCAGTTGCCATACCAATAATAGCAATAACCCACATCCAAAACATTGCGCCTGGGCCACCAATAGAAATAGCTACCGCTACGCCCATAAGGTTACCAGTTCCTACACGAGCAGCAAGAGAAGTACATAACGCTTGAAAAGACGTAATTCCGTGGCCATCACCTTTACGGGAATTTTTCATTACTGAAAACATATGACTAAAATGGCGGAACTGAATTGCTTTTAAGCGGGCGGTAAACCATATACCTGCAAAAAGTAATAAAGGTACTAAGGCATAGCCCCAAAGCAACCCATTTAACCAACCAACAATCTCATTTATCAAAATATGATCCTATGTTGATACTTACGATGTAAGCATCATTAAAAGTGATAGTAAGTATAGTGCAACTACCACAAAATGAATTAATGCTTGGTATGATAATATTGCTTAGCCTAAATTGATATTTAAGTTTTGTATTTTTCTGTGATCAATGCTTTTAATTCAATAACTTGAGCTTGTAATTGGTCGATTTGCGCCCTACTAGCTGGTTCACCACCATCTGCTGACTCACCATGTGACTTAGCTCTTTCTATTTCATGTTCGTCAGCCATAACCTCTAATACAGTTCCTACCATCATATTTAAGAATATAAAGGCGGTAAAAAATATAAAGGTGATGTAATACACCCAACTCATCGGATACACAGCCATTGTTTCGTACATTACATCAGTCCAATCTTCGAACGTAGCAACGCGGAACAAGGTTAATAATGAAATGGATACATCACCCCATAAAAAATCATTAATCTCGTTAAATAAAATACTGCCAA
This genomic window contains:
- a CDS encoding DEAD/DEAH box helicase, producing MSFDSIGLPDNLLKAVKACGYTSMTPIQQRAIPAVRAGQDVLASAQTGTGKTAAFALPIIEQLLKHKASTMPVVRALILTPTRELAKQVAENIREYTQFTELKTAVVFGGVDSAGQIKNLKAGADILVATPGRLQEHLEARNVSLTQVKFAVLDEADRMLDMGFVKDIESILQTVKHQHQTLLFSATFSNKVKTLTKQFLTNPRILETAKQNATASKVRHYVYPVVEERKSEMLAELIGVNNWKQVMVFAGTKESANQIAKELKLDGIKAALCHGDRSQGSRNKALEDFAEGKVRVLVATDVAARGIDIEDLEYVVNYHLPFLPEDYIHRIGRTGRAGKSGTAISFVSPKDNKFLGNIEEVVGYSIEQVKLKGYEFDPLDYATKSEKKAAASNTSTRNRYQAQQDKNRSVAKKRTDVGRPKAKQKRASRYSTK
- a CDS encoding cation:proton antiporter domain-containing protein, which encodes MGHFFEIIAILVAAVFTVWLFRRLNLPAILAYLVAGTIVGEHGLSLAGHSLDYEHFAELGIVFLLFTLGLEFSLPKLMAMRHLVMGVGSKQVGISLLIFLIIGLFLGFELETALVVGGVLALSSTAIVIRQLNESGSIKRKSGQISVAVLLFQDIAVVPLLIIIPFLSDSGDSSMLVALLFALLKGVFVVGLLLSAGKWILPTIFNQVALVRTDELFVLTTLFVTLFAAGLTQFFGLSMALGAFLAGMMLGESQYKYQLEADIRPFRDILLGLFFVTVGMKLDPVLLFTQPGKIVVLVISFMLIKTLIVRFLAVRAGESKKDAWASAFMLAQMGEFGFVLISLAATVGVLSPKLTSMLLGVGIISMAITPYMIKNARKWSVALAYDGNHDDTEEQINISSKDLSNHVVICGFGRVGQTVSRFLKQEKIDFIAIDIDPVRVNESRESGENILFGSARQTEILTAANLSQAKLVVISYGAAEQSLDVVQKVRSISKNVQILVRTRNDDALVSLKEAGANEVVPESLEGSLMLVSQVLNLSGVPFSRIVRRVQAERKNHYHRLHGFYPGVDTNMSAEAIERIEFVHPTLLLDDAWANGKAIEGLDLERRRVEIIAVRRDHDEFTNLANDFVLQAQDTVVLQGKPRRVERVERYLQEGP
- a CDS encoding winged helix-turn-helix domain-containing tetratricopeptide repeat protein; this translates as MSDKPIKNKTTESTVIKHTVDGFSVPKELHNGFSLGDVVVEPDLGLIIRNSERHHVAPKAMEILLFLAANNCEIVSREQILSFGWGDTKASKTNITHIISEIRHALDDHKECPTYIQTIPRKGYRMMQPTLAKPSSGLFGFTDDYENQPPANTRWRLTLSIFKSSRLFKASAAYVLISWVLLQVFSIVLPVFNAPSWGVKFATLILIVGFPLVISYQWLKELKFKRQHLISKANKAKFFYQQLFVDSFFVCIVLSVIYYLSTHLITFIEVEAEQQTSIESSILTVEVVDNAVAVLSFNIQNSSTNGEQLPEYVVSGLQEELINYLAQKPSFKVASMRATNALETDANIDVIKGRLGVRYILEGKAKYEQNKIIVNTSLIDSVSGFQVWGVETKGELTKILSLYAELSRKVVSALHLLVPDNNDQLSNNQNSMPTTNFEAYDAYLQGKNEYRKTKSINSLMTAESLFNIALKLDPEFIKASAALCLTYLDLYLLGKDPQHYAKGVEVCDLTASYKSESVDSYLSLGKLNMIRGKQQDAIKYLEQALAINNQATDVIATLAEVYFNLEDKDKAEELYLRAIELEPAYWRNHYQFGIFLHYTGQYERAVSQFNKVNLLNDNVANSYNALGGAYFLMMDWENASVAWSKALAIEPSALTYSNLATSLFFLKQFDNAAEIYLQGSKLTPNDNTIWANLGEAYKYSATQNNKAFGAFNKALELALQKEIINPKNESIQSQIARYYSELDQCSVADSYAQTVLNKLPTDPYIFYSLSLMYLNCDRIIDAEYMIENTIKLGYPKELLLADPQFLVYKEQLSKLFNN
- a CDS encoding alanine/glycine:cation symporter family protein; the encoded protein is MINEIVGWLNGLLWGYALVPLLLFAGIWFTARLKAIQFRHFSHMFSVMKNSRKGDGHGITSFQALCTSLAARVGTGNLMGVAVAISIGGPGAMFWMWVIAIIGMATAFAESTLGQLYKEENRDGNYRGGPAFYMLKGLKSPALALIFSICLFIGYGLIFSAPQANSIAEAFNFSYNIEPWMTGIFLTIFAGIIVLGGMKKIARFSELVVPFMGVAYLLVALWVIGANISEIPGILANIVSSALGLREAGGGMIGVALMQGIKRGLYSNEAGMGSVPHAAAAATPYPPHPASQGYVQMLGVFFDTIVLCTCTAMIILLSGIELGQTFGIQLTQQALVNEVGTWGSDFIALAIFFFGFTSMVANYAYAENALPFIKMNNKIGRLVFLALFLGMIFYGSIATLGEVIGMADLAMALMTVVNVVALILLTKTLVTLAKDYNSHIDKGDIPRFIATQEQEQEMNLTPGIWSEENTRIK
- a CDS encoding patatin-like phospholipase family protein → MSPKKSYKGCKTALLLTGGGASAAYQVGVLKAISKFMPRNHGIPFPIISGTSAGAINATTIACYASCYHLGIRRLEYVWNNLHTSSIYHSKAGKVFGHIFSGLLRSYRAGYAPKKAMSLLNNEPLRGLLNQVVDFKRIDGNINNGYLSSIAITASSYTSGDSISFYQADKSITPWQRSKRRGVQTTLHTDHLLASSSIPLIFPSIKIKKEHFGDGSVSQLSPLSTPIHLGAEKIFIIGVEQPQESIHHAVDFHQPPNNAEIAGHLMDTVFSEALNSDLERMNRINKTVNLIPEAKRKFQSDLKQVDSFLINPSQNFHVLANEHYDELQWALRFILRLMGSGKDSESSLTSYIMFEQNYCKRLIQVGFNDAMEKEEQIRDFLNI